tggatggatggatggatggatggatggatggatggatggatggatggatggatggatggatactaaTGTGATCTCCGaaggggaaattaagagcagtttttaacacattttaacaaactCAAGGTAGAAGAtccatatttttatgtgtatacTTTTTAAGAAGTTTGACAATTCCCCATTTATACATGAAAACATGCATGATTTTAGCAAGAATAAAgatatgacagttatatcaccaATAAGATAAGGAAAGCCAACGTCCCCCTTCCGCTTCTTGGAAAAAGACAGGTTATTTCTGGAAAGGTTATTAGAAGTAGGACTGTAGAGTTCCACGGCGGCGTACATCTGTTGTCCAGCAGTGGAAGCTGCCAACCAGAGAATTGTCATGACGAATGCTCACTTTTATGGGTGTAATACCTGAAACAAATCACATTTACATCTCATTCCAAAGCAGATAGGCATTATTGTCTGGAATTACCTTTGATATAGAACCATTCACTTACAGATTAATCCAAATTATCTGTTGACAAATCTTAAACATGGAATACAGGAATTTACCAAGACTCTCAAACATCTTTTGAATGCTGGTTTCATTGGATTCCACCAAAACGCGCTTCTCATCCAACATCAGGACATTCATGGACAGCCATTTGGAGGACATCCACAATGGATGGTCTAAAAGAGATACTCTTTCACTAAATGCATGTGATTGTGTAAGGGAAGTCGTAATGTAACTACCCACCATCAGGAATCATGGGTATGGGAGGTTTAACAATAGTCCAGCCAGCCTTGTGGAACATGtcaatctgaagaaaaagtcaaacagCAGTTGTCATAGCAGAGCactctttaaaacaaacactgcacaagaaaaagaaacagggcACCCTTTCCTGTCTGCAGTACCTGGTCACAGGGACGTTCAGGGTTTAACAGTGCCAGTCCTGGTCCAATGATGTTAAAAGTTGCATCAATGTGCATGGCATTAGGGTCCTTGAAAGAGATTGTGTGAACATTATAGTACAGGTCCAAATGACGCATCCACTCAATTCCCATATAATTTgtaacctgaaaaaaaaaaatgtaggtaGACAGGTAAGTAGGTAGATAGGGGGGTAGATAGGTAGCGAGAGCGAAAAGAATTTGCCTCTCACAAAGCAGACACAGCTACAAGTTTACCTTCACAGCCTTCACACCTGACTTCTCTGGACAAAAATGTCTCTCCCAGCACGCATGAATTCAGCAGCATCAAAGCAGGGCTCGTGCTCTGTGGTCACAAACTTCCCCTGGGCAGCCAACTTGTGTCTGTCTGCTAATGTTTGCATGGGGTACTCCTGCATGACACCACAACAACATGATATACATGCTAGCAGTTAGCCATTGCTATATAATATCTTGGCACACAGTGCAACAAATAACAAAAGGATAGAGCTTAAAGGTAATATGAGGATGTTGAACCAAAGAACATTTGCATATGTTTATGAAATTTATGTGAAGAATAATAATCCCATTGAACATGTGACATCTTGACCAAATAAaccaattaaaattaataaataataataaactaattGAAACTAATTTACCAAAATAACTGCTCACCTGATCATACAGATCATCGGACTTGGTGGGTTTAGGCGCAGTCGTCCATTTTGCACCTTTTCTGAAGTACTCCTTGATCAGAGGCCTGTAGGCTCGGTACTCAAAGAAGCGAGACCTCCAGGCCATAGGAGCTTCAATAATCTCATTTTTCACTACAAGAAGGATGTCTCTTGACATGGCAGCATACATGCCTACAACACATTCAACAATACACTTTGAGTTCTAAAACAATTAGCTTATGAGAGTGTGACGCAGTACAagtcattcgttcattcatcttcaaaccgaCTTCTTCCATggtcgcggggtgctggagcctatcccagctgacagggtACACTCCTGGGGTGACGGCAGTGATACCCTGAGCCGTACAACTCAATGAAAAGAATTTCAAGCAATCTAAGTGAATAGTGTTCATTATTAAGTAACGTCGTAGCTGTCTAAATGGGGGAGGGGCAAGTATGTCAACAGTTATGGTTCCTTTTTTCTTGTAGCATATCAATACATTATATTTCATGGACTGATGTTATATGTTCAGGCAAAATTTGCTTGCAGCTATTGATGCAAAATGAATAGCTCTAAAAATCAGTTAACATTCCCTCTGAAtgatggtggaggagaaggagtggTCATGTTGGTAAAAATAGTAACAAAAAGTATTTATGGtaggttttttttatcttattaatctGCTAACACATATATCAATGTGATCGGAAAAAAAGTCTAAAGAGTGAGTAATATCTCAGCTATGGCTTTTTTTACCTGATGATGTGAAGTCTGGAGTTGTGTACACCTGTGACCAGTTGATGGGTTCTGGCCTCCTCACAGTGACTCCCTCGTGATGCAGGACGTTGCACAGTTCTTCAATTTCAGCAACAGCTGTCTTCAAGTGGTTCTGAGGAAAAGACTGGCCCCCATATTTCTGATAGAAGGGCCAGTACTTCTCATATATGCAGGCCTGTTAAGAGGTTTAAAGTGtgacaaaatgaaattaaattcactGTCTCACAGCTATATTACTGTATACGCAAACATCACTTGGTATATAGGAATAAGCATGGACATTACACAGTGTCCAAATTTTACAAGCTATTTTAACACTATTACTTACTTTTACTTCCACAGTGAAGGGAGGTACATGGCAGTTTTCAGCACGACCCACAATCACCTCCTCAAGAGGGTCCCATTCATTGTAGCTGCAAACAGGACAATCTTGCTCTTTAGTTTCTGTGACATGATCTTCTGCAACTGTACCCTGCACCTGTGAACCTGCAGTACTCGAACTGCTCTGAAAGGCCTTCTGGGTCCATCCAGTCAATGCACGGCCAAGCTAGAGTGGACAAAAAACTTATTTAAATGATGTGCCAATACGACATTTCTtcgtgtatttatttttatcagtgaAATTAGTGATGAATTATGTTAAGCATGGTCAAACTACGGCCCGCGGGCCATCTATAGCCTGTTTGGCATTGTGGTCCGGCCCAGTAAACTTGTTTGaactgtttaattaaattcatgAAATTAATGCAGGTGTTTTGTTgcctatttaaaaaattacataaaagtccaaaccttttatataatggtttttacatgTCGTTTGCATTACTACAAATaaacaatccatccatctgctggCCCACCTTTCAAattttagaactctgtgtggcccaTCAGTCAAACAGTTTGCCTACTCCTGGATTAAATACGTGGCCACTTACTCTTCtacaaaaaagcacaaaatgtagTCATAGAAACTGTTTTTAGCAATGGTCATGACTTTCAACACAAGCTTTAGCATCATTCAGGAGTGttagggaaattattatttgttgtgtATGAACTAGCTGTTCACTCtagagacagaaggaaaaaaacattttaactgatCTTTAATAATATATAGAAAGTGGGAGTTGGGAATGTGTTTTGgggaaaaagaaggaaatgatTAATATACCAACCATGGCTCCAAAAAGATGGATAgcttcagctcctctgcagcCTCCTCTCAGACACTTGACTCGCAGCATTGTCTGATGCTGAATGTGTTACACAGCAGACCAAGATCCACCTCGTGGTTTGCCTTTGAGTGGAGATGCAACAGCTTTATAGGCATATGTACACATGGCTCTGAGATGATTGGCCACTCTCATGTTGTGGTGCAAAGGACACTGATAAAAGTGTCTCTCTGAAACTCAATCCTTTACAACACCAAATGGTAATTCAAATAAGATTTTACCCCATGCAGTTTCTGCCAGCCTATTTGCAATGTGCATTTTCTCAATAGAGTTTCAAAACCGGAGGCAGTCAACTCATTCCTCCTTAATTCCACTTGACGGTCATTTATTTCACATCGCTGTACCGGTGAGTTCTGACCACAATTGGGGTAAACAAAAACTGTCAGGCCAAATTATTTCCCTGTtgtaaaacaaagcattttCATCAGTACCTGGCGTGACATAAATTCTGGTTTAGTGACCTTGAATATCCCATTGCCATGTGTTGTTTCCACAcgaatttgtttttaataccAATCGAACTAATTGCATTTAGTAGCTTAGATGATGTGGGACTCTGTCTGACTTCTCTTCAagttcctgctgtcagcatcgCAATTCCTGGTCCCAGATAGTCCTTGTTTCTGAAGGTTTGTTATCTGTGGCTGCATTGACTTTGTGTATAACTGTGCTGCATGAAATATATGTGTCCTATTTAGCGTAAATGTATTATACGAGAGGACCA
This region of Antennarius striatus isolate MH-2024 chromosome 4, ASM4005453v1, whole genome shotgun sequence genomic DNA includes:
- the LOC137594277 gene encoding glycine amidinotransferase, mitochondrial-like, with protein sequence MLRVKCLRGGCRGAEAIHLFGAMLGRALTGWTQKAFQSSSSTAGSQVQGTVAEDHVTETKEQDCPVCSYNEWDPLEEVIVGRAENCHVPPFTVEVKACIYEKYWPFYQKYGGQSFPQNHLKTAVAEIEELCNVLHHEGVTVRRPEPINWSQVYTTPDFTSSGMYAAMSRDILLVVKNEIIEAPMAWRSRFFEYRAYRPLIKEYFRKGAKWTTAPKPTKSDDLYDQEYPMQTLADRHKLAAQGKFVTTEHEPCFDAAEFMRAGRDIFVQRSQVTNYMGIEWMRHLDLYYNVHTISFKDPNAMHIDATFNIIGPGLALLNPERPCDQIDMFHKAGWTIVKPPIPMIPDDHPLWMSSKWLSMNVLMLDEKRVLVESNETSIQKMFESLGITPIKVSIRHDNSLVGSFHCWTTDVRRRGTLQSYF